The following are encoded together in the Microtus pennsylvanicus isolate mMicPen1 chromosome 8, mMicPen1.hap1, whole genome shotgun sequence genome:
- the LOC142855393 gene encoding MLV-related proviral Env polyprotein-like produces MARGDSPHRVFNITWRITNLMTGRVVNTTSLLGTTTDAFPTLYFDLCDLVGESWNPSDQEPFPGYGCHHPGGRHGTRSKDFYVCPGQDTRRNCGGPAEGYCAQWGCETTGDAYWKPSSTWDLITLRRGTTPGYQGRGPWTCGGRACGPCYDSTTATNVRGATPGGRCNPLVLDFTTQGRKASWDGPKSWGLRLYRRQGHDPVTMFSLTRQVTNVGPQLSIGPNPVLPKQNPPSHLAPASPPSFSQHITEKHLAYTSTPNTGNLPLTTREIKQQPPQHLGTGDRLLNLVQGAYLILNATDPNKTRECWLCLISRPPYYEGIAVTGAYAVYTSPPTQCTGLPQHKLTLSEVSGKGLCMGTVPSSHQALCDIIQPVPSGYYLTAPSGTYWACSTGLTSCLSTTVLNLASDYCVLVELWPKVTYHDPEYIYGHFKGGPRFKREPVSLTLALLLGGLTVGGIAAGVGTGASALIATNQFRQLQVAIHTDIKALEESVSALEKSLTSLSEVVLQNRRGLDILFLQEGGLCAALKEECCFYADHTGLVRDNMAKLRERLKQRQQLFESEQGWFEGWFNRSPWFTTLVSSIMGPLIVILLILLFGPCILNRLVLFIKDRLSVIQALVLTQQYHQLKQYNPEHAESAH; encoded by the coding sequence ATGGCCCGAGGGGATAGTCCGCACCGGGTTTTTAACATAACCTGGAGAATCACCAACCTTATGACGGGAAGGGTTGTCAACACCACTTCCTTGCTAGGGACAACGACAGACGCTTTTCCAACCCTATACTTTGACCTTTGTGATTTAGTGGGAGAGTCATGGAACCCCTCGGACCAGGAGCCGTTCCCTGGATACGGCTGTCACCATCCAGGGGGCCGACATGGGACAAGAAGCAAAGATTTCTATGTATGCCCTGGACAGGATACTAGAAGAAATTGTGGGGGGCCAGCAGAGGGGTACTGCGCCCAATGGGGTTGTGAAACAACAGGGGATGCTTACTGGAAACCATCCTCAACTTGGGACCTAATCACCCTTAGGCGAGGAACCACACCTGGGTATCAAGGTAGGGGGCCATGGACATGCGGAGGAAGGGCATGTGGCCCTTGTTACGACTCCACCACCGCTACTAATGTCCGAGGGGCCACCCCGGGAGGCAGATGTAACCCCTTGGTCCTTGACTTCACCACACAAGGGAGAAAGGCATCCTGGGACGGGCCCAAGTCCTGGGGATTACGCCTCTATCGACGACAGGGACATGACCCTGTCACCATGTTTTCCCTAACCAGACAGGTAACGAACGTTGGTCCTCAGCTATCTATTGGACCAAATCCAGTCTTACCCAAGCAGAATCCTCCTTCCCACTTAGCACCAGCATCCCCCCCAAGCTTCTCCCAACACATCACGGAGAAACATTTGGCTTATACCAGCACTCCTAATACAGGAAACCTGCCCCTCACGACTAGGGAAATCAAACAGCAGCCTCCCCAGCACCTCGGGACTGGAGACAGACTGCTCAATCTGGTGCAGGGAGCATATTTAATTCTCAACGCTACTGACCCCAATAAAACCCGAGAATGCTGGTTATGCTTGATTTCCAGACCCCCCTATTATGAAGGGATAGCGGTGACAGGTGCCTATGCTGTATATACCTCGCCACCCACACAGTGCACCGGTCTTCCCCAGCACAAACTAACCCTGTCGGAGGTATCAGGAAAAGGACTCTGCATGGGAACAGTCCCAAGCTCTCATCAAGCTTTATGCGATATTATACAGCCAGTCCCATCCGGTTATTACTTAACCGCACCAAGCGGTACCTACTGGGCTTGTAGCACTGGGCTCACTTCTTGTCTATCAACAACTGTGCTTAACCTGGCCTCTGATTACTGTGTTTTAGTTGAATTATGGCCTAAAGTTACGTATCATGATCCTGAATATATCTATGGTCATTTTAAAGGGGGACCCCGATTTAAACGAGAACCAGTGTCCCTGACTCTAGCACTGTTACTGGGGGGGCTAACTGTGGGAGGCATAGCAGCGGGGGTAGGAACTGGTGCCTCTGCCCTTATAGCCACCAACCAGTTCAGACAACTTCAAGTCGCAATACATACAGACATTAAGGCCCTAGAGGAATCAGTCAGCGCTCTTGAAAAGTCCTTAACCTCTTTATCAGAAGTAGTGCTACAGAACCGTAGGGGGCTTGATATACTGTTCCTACAAGAAGGAGGCCTATGCGCTGCCCTGAAAGAGGAATGTTGCTTCTATGCAGACCATACTGGCCTAGTTAGAGACAATATGGCAAAACTGAGAGAAAGACTTAAGCAGAGACAGCAGTTATTCGAGTCAGAACAAGGATGGTTTGAAGGCTGGTTCAACAGGTCTCCTTGGTTTACCACTTTAGTTTCCTCCATCATGGGCCCCCTAATCGTTATACTCCTAATCCTACTTTTTGGACCTTGTATCCTAAATCGCCTGGTCCTATTCATAAAGGATAGACTCTCAGTCATACAAGCCTTGGTCCTCACTCAACAATACCATCAGCTTAAACAATATAATCCAGAACATGCTGAAAGTGCCCATTAG